In one Zobellia galactanivorans genomic region, the following are encoded:
- a CDS encoding SusC/RagA family TonB-linked outer membrane protein, with translation MKQLLSDFKLFKRTLFFLLPMLLLSYSALAQDDFTVTGTVTDEYDAPLPGASVVEKGTTNGVSTDFDGNYSISVSNQNATLVISYIGYAEQEIAIEGKSQINTSMEPSASTLDEVVLVGYGAVKKKDLTGAISQVEAEDLADQSTNSVTDVLRGNVAGLSIGLSSGPKGVSNIRIRGNNGLSAGSNPLIVVDGIIYNGDLSDIAPSDIDRLDVMKDASSAAVYGARGSSGVILITTKRGTSDKPTININSSVGIATDAYKERPYGPEGYANWRTDVFKSINPQLTKDNPGRYDNPNNLPEGVTVEQWLAYDGSAGDPTRAWLNRIGFQDVEINNYLEGKSIDWYDRIIQTGIRNDINTSISGRNNGLNYYWSVGRTSNEGIYDGEKFQTLRSRLNLDADINDWLTVGMNTQFAKRDEGFIAADRLQIERSSPFGSEFDDDGNPRLSPQDDSGAGATNAFLSQQFTDLIDLEHTFNSRVYAKVKLPLGFTYELGYTNRLEFREYYRHLQSASPRNVVGEGSRANRRISEWQLDNILRWNKTIDKHQFDLTFLAYAEKFRSYETIANATTFEPNDALGFSSLELGTVPTVSSEDVTSTGDAFMTRFNYNYDSRYLLTLTMRRDGYSAFGAGNKRGYFPSIAGAWTISNESFFNSEFVNFLKLRATYGENGNREIGRFVSLSQLRAGKYLNANADGEVFTVPTFNNFTQESPDLKWETTKAINFGLDYSLADGIVEGSIEAYRNITTDLLVERRLPDIIGFTSVFTNLGEVENKGIEFSLSTLNYDKENFNWTTNFNFSLNRSKINELYGDLDENGKELDDISNRWFIGEASDVIWDYEVLGVFQEDEAEAAAAVGLSPGDFKLRDVNNDGLFTDEDKKFIGHRTPRFQAAMSNRFTLFENIDFSFEMYSNWGQKRLFNEAKNRNGFIDRTNSIQTPYWTPENPTNEYARLFSSDGSASYGIWRDASFIRLNNVTIAYRFPTEFTQKFAVQKLRVYANARNLAVWAPHWDFYDPEPTDIEGRNSNGSNNPTLPTPRFFTVGLDISL, from the coding sequence ATGAAACAACTATTAAGCGATTTTAAGCTATTTAAACGAACGCTATTTTTCTTGCTTCCTATGCTGCTTTTGTCTTATTCGGCATTAGCGCAAGATGATTTTACGGTTACGGGAACGGTAACGGATGAATACGATGCTCCCTTGCCAGGCGCTTCCGTCGTGGAGAAGGGCACTACAAATGGGGTGTCTACCGATTTTGATGGGAATTATTCCATTTCGGTTTCCAATCAAAATGCAACTTTGGTAATAAGTTACATTGGTTACGCCGAACAAGAAATTGCCATTGAGGGCAAGTCTCAGATCAATACTTCTATGGAGCCAAGTGCTTCCACCCTTGACGAGGTAGTTCTTGTCGGCTACGGGGCGGTGAAGAAAAAAGACCTAACAGGTGCCATCTCTCAAGTAGAGGCAGAAGATTTGGCCGACCAATCTACGAATTCCGTTACCGACGTTTTGCGTGGTAATGTTGCGGGTTTAAGTATTGGTTTGTCCTCTGGGCCTAAAGGGGTCAGTAATATTAGAATTAGGGGAAACAATGGTCTTTCGGCAGGGTCCAATCCTTTGATCGTAGTGGACGGTATCATATATAATGGCGACTTGTCAGATATTGCCCCATCAGATATTGACCGTTTGGATGTAATGAAAGATGCTAGTTCTGCTGCGGTTTATGGTGCTAGGGGCTCAAGTGGGGTGATTTTGATTACGACCAAAAGAGGAACCAGCGATAAGCCTACTATTAATATCAATTCGAGTGTGGGTATAGCTACGGATGCCTATAAGGAAAGACCATATGGACCGGAAGGCTACGCCAACTGGAGAACTGATGTCTTCAAAAGTATCAACCCACAATTGACAAAAGATAATCCGGGCCGATATGATAATCCTAACAATTTACCGGAAGGGGTTACTGTAGAGCAGTGGTTGGCATACGATGGTTCTGCGGGTGATCCTACACGGGCTTGGTTGAACCGTATCGGATTTCAAGATGTTGAAATTAATAATTACTTGGAAGGAAAGTCTATTGATTGGTACGATCGTATCATTCAAACCGGTATCAGAAATGATATCAATACCAGTATTTCCGGAAGAAATAACGGACTAAACTATTATTGGTCCGTAGGGCGTACTTCTAATGAAGGCATATACGATGGTGAAAAGTTTCAGACCTTACGTTCTAGGTTGAACCTTGACGCCGATATTAACGATTGGTTGACCGTGGGTATGAATACCCAATTTGCCAAACGTGATGAAGGGTTTATTGCGGCAGATAGGTTGCAGATAGAAAGGTCGTCTCCGTTTGGTTCCGAGTTCGATGATGATGGCAACCCTAGATTGAGTCCCCAAGACGACAGTGGGGCCGGGGCGACCAATGCTTTTTTATCTCAACAGTTTACCGATTTGATAGATTTGGAACATACGTTCAATTCTCGAGTGTATGCCAAGGTAAAATTGCCCTTGGGATTTACTTATGAATTAGGGTATACCAACAGATTGGAATTTAGGGAGTACTACAGACATCTACAATCGGCAAGTCCTCGAAATGTTGTGGGTGAAGGTTCTAGGGCCAATAGAAGAATATCGGAATGGCAATTGGATAATATCTTAAGATGGAACAAGACCATAGACAAACATCAATTCGATTTGACCTTCTTGGCATATGCCGAAAAGTTCAGGTCTTATGAGACCATAGCGAACGCCACTACATTTGAGCCCAATGATGCCTTAGGCTTCAGTAGTCTTGAATTGGGTACCGTTCCTACGGTAAGTAGTGAAGATGTAACCAGTACGGGCGATGCGTTTATGACCCGCTTCAATTACAATTATGACTCCCGTTACCTTCTTACCTTGACGATGAGAAGAGATGGCTATTCGGCCTTTGGGGCAGGTAATAAGAGAGGGTACTTTCCTTCTATTGCGGGGGCTTGGACCATTTCGAATGAGAGCTTCTTTAATTCCGAGTTCGTAAACTTTTTAAAACTAAGGGCAACCTATGGTGAAAATGGAAATAGGGAAATTGGTCGCTTTGTGTCCCTATCCCAACTCAGGGCGGGTAAATACCTAAATGCCAATGCCGACGGGGAGGTCTTTACCGTACCGACTTTTAACAATTTTACCCAAGAGAGTCCCGATTTAAAATGGGAAACTACAAAGGCGATAAACTTTGGTCTTGATTATAGTTTGGCCGATGGTATTGTAGAAGGATCGATCGAGGCCTACAGGAATATCACAACCGATCTTCTTGTTGAAAGAAGACTTCCAGATATTATTGGGTTTACATCCGTATTTACCAACCTTGGTGAGGTAGAGAACAAGGGAATTGAATTTAGTCTTTCTACCCTTAATTATGACAAAGAGAATTTTAACTGGACCACGAACTTCAATTTTTCGCTCAACCGTAGTAAGATCAACGAACTGTACGGTGATTTAGATGAAAATGGAAAAGAGCTTGACGATATTTCAAACCGATGGTTTATCGGTGAGGCTTCCGATGTAATCTGGGATTATGAGGTTCTTGGTGTTTTTCAGGAAGACGAGGCCGAAGCTGCTGCGGCAGTCGGACTTTCCCCAGGGGATTTCAAACTTAGGGATGTAAATAACGATGGTTTGTTTACCGATGAGGATAAAAAGTTTATCGGCCATAGAACACCGAGATTCCAAGCGGCAATGTCCAATCGCTTTACCTTGTTCGAAAACATCGACTTTTCTTTTGAGATGTATTCCAATTGGGGACAGAAACGTTTGTTCAACGAAGCCAAGAACAGAAATGGCTTTATTGACCGGACCAATTCCATTCAAACGCCATACTGGACCCCTGAGAACCCGACCAATGAATATGCGAGGTTGTTCTCAAGTGATGGTAGTGCGAGTTACGGTATATGGAGGGATGCTTCGTTCATAAGGTTGAACAATGTGACCATAGCCTATCGTTTTCCAACGGAATTCACTCAAAAATTTGCGGTTCAGAAATTACGGGTATATGCCAATGCAAGAAACCTTGCTGTTTGGGCGCCACATTGGGATTTTTATGATCCGGAGCCGACCGATATAGAAGGAAGAAATTCTAACGGAAGCAATAACCCCACTTTGCCCACGCCTCGATTCTTTACGGTAGGGTTGGACATTAGCCTTTAA